In Parasegetibacter sp. NRK P23, a single genomic region encodes these proteins:
- the mrdA gene encoding penicillin-binding protein 2, whose product MSVFNQSRSNVVRVIFLAMFLIIVVRLFTLQVLTSKYQKLAEDNALLIKTVYPDRGIIYDRNGKAILNNSRAYDLMITPAQLKNPDTLTLCRLLGIDTAEFKQRVITAVLKNGRYRPSVFQGLLSPEQYAGINENIWKFTGFDLLQRPIRQYPYNVGAHIFGYVGEVDSAAIRRSNYFYRMGDYIGKSGLENTYESVLMGQRGVEVLIKDNRNRIQGSYENKRYDTQAVAGRNLRTYLDVDLQVMAEKMIANKVGAVVAIEPKTGGILAMASGPTFDPNMLTGSDGKKNLNRMLLDVAAPLMNRGIKGQYPPGSTFKPLQALVALDEGIITPAFGYPCSGRYYACGHGKPACTHSNAGHAANLRLAIANSCNSYFSHIYRMSVDNPALGGVKNGYHKWAEYMDHMGLGHTLGVDLPSEDKGNIPDTAKYNATYRGAWNSCTNLTLGIGQDMMTATPLQLANAMCIIANKGYYYIPHIVEKIEGETEADTLLNKYRVKQTPLVNLSNDTYEAVMDGMQDVVISGTAISAAIPGINICAKTGTAQNRRYIDGKVVELKDNAVFVCFAPREDPKIAIAVVVENAGYGGTWGGPIASIMMEKYLNDTLRPERIKKMEEVASANLMPWYLKRLQFKADSVRAYKWLEAYKDSSMLKRFFENNRVKTDSTKKPETPKKEGGQTFTNRIVFLKPDEKYYSSKTLSA is encoded by the coding sequence ATGTCTGTATTCAATCAATCTAGGAGTAATGTGGTCCGGGTGATCTTCCTGGCCATGTTCCTCATCATCGTGGTACGGCTCTTCACCCTCCAGGTGCTTACGAGTAAGTACCAGAAGCTGGCGGAAGACAATGCGCTGCTGATTAAGACTGTTTACCCCGACCGCGGTATCATATACGACCGCAACGGGAAAGCCATTCTCAACAATTCACGGGCCTATGACCTGATGATTACCCCGGCGCAACTGAAGAACCCTGATACCCTTACGCTTTGCCGGTTACTCGGCATAGATACGGCGGAATTCAAACAAAGGGTGATCACGGCGGTGCTGAAGAACGGCAGGTACCGCCCATCGGTGTTCCAGGGGCTGCTTTCCCCGGAACAATACGCAGGTATCAACGAGAACATCTGGAAGTTCACGGGGTTCGACCTGCTGCAACGTCCCATCCGGCAGTACCCGTACAATGTGGGCGCGCATATTTTCGGTTACGTGGGTGAAGTGGATTCCGCGGCCATCAGGCGTTCCAACTATTTCTACCGCATGGGTGATTATATCGGGAAATCCGGACTGGAAAACACCTACGAATCTGTATTAATGGGCCAGCGTGGGGTGGAAGTGCTCATCAAAGACAACAGGAACAGGATACAGGGATCATACGAGAACAAACGCTATGATACCCAAGCGGTGGCAGGAAGAAACCTCCGCACCTACCTTGACGTTGACCTCCAGGTGATGGCGGAAAAAATGATCGCCAACAAAGTTGGAGCCGTAGTGGCCATTGAACCGAAAACCGGTGGTATCCTCGCCATGGCCTCCGGCCCCACATTCGATCCCAACATGCTTACGGGCAGCGATGGTAAGAAGAACCTCAACAGGATGTTGCTGGACGTGGCCGCGCCACTGATGAACCGGGGAATCAAAGGGCAATATCCTCCGGGATCTACATTTAAGCCGCTCCAGGCATTAGTGGCATTGGATGAAGGCATCATCACCCCGGCCTTCGGCTACCCATGTTCAGGAAGATATTATGCCTGCGGACATGGCAAACCCGCCTGTACCCACAGCAATGCCGGGCACGCCGCCAACCTGCGACTCGCCATCGCCAACTCTTGTAACTCTTATTTCTCGCATATCTACAGGATGAGTGTTGATAATCCGGCGCTCGGAGGTGTGAAGAACGGCTACCACAAATGGGCCGAATACATGGACCACATGGGCCTTGGACATACCCTGGGCGTGGACCTGCCCAGTGAAGACAAAGGCAATATACCAGATACCGCCAAGTACAACGCTACTTACCGCGGTGCCTGGAACTCCTGCACCAACCTCACATTGGGCATCGGCCAGGATATGATGACGGCAACGCCGTTGCAACTCGCCAACGCGATGTGCATCATCGCAAACAAAGGATATTATTACATCCCGCATATTGTTGAAAAAATTGAAGGGGAAACCGAGGCCGATACATTGCTGAATAAATACAGGGTAAAACAAACGCCCCTCGTAAACCTTTCCAACGATACATATGAAGCGGTAATGGATGGTATGCAGGACGTGGTAATCAGCGGTACAGCTATTTCTGCCGCAATCCCAGGCATCAATATCTGCGCGAAAACAGGTACGGCACAGAACAGAAGGTACATCGACGGAAAAGTAGTAGAACTGAAAGACAACGCGGTGTTCGTTTGCTTTGCGCCCCGCGAGGATCCGAAAATCGCCATTGCCGTAGTCGTGGAGAATGCCGGTTATGGCGGAACCTGGGGTGGCCCCATCGCCTCCATTATGATGGAGAAATACCTGAACGATACCCTTCGTCCGGAGCGGATCAAAAAAATGGAAGAAGTGGCCAGCGCCAACCTGATGCCCTGGTACCTGAAAAGACTTCAGTTCAAGGCTGACTCTGTTCGTGCATACAAGTGGCTCGAAGCGTACAAAGACAGTTCCATGCTGAAAAGGTTCTTCGAGAACAACCGGGTGAAAACCGATTCCACCAAAAAGCCTGAAACCCCGAAGAAAGAAGGTGGCCAAACGTTTACCAACAGGATCGTTTTCCTGAAGCCTGATGAAAAATACTATTCTTCCAAAACCCTATCCGCATAA
- a CDS encoding MBL fold metallo-hydrolase produces MKIIPLSEGSFSIDQTKQFVPFNKENDDIQQRPTGSLLVEVQPFVVITSEDILLLDAGLGFATENGVLQLHKNLMDNGINPSEITKVLMSHLHKDHAGGVSQKNETTGERTLSFPNATYYVQRAEMDFAFSKGLPSFIPEELAPLQQAPNVQILEGDGVLNGYIKYEITGGHSPYHQVFTIVDGGETVFFGGDEAPQLGQMKKKYIAKYDYDGKKAMELRQEWWEKGQEAGWHFLFYHDVKTPVWGG; encoded by the coding sequence ATGAAAATCATCCCGCTTTCGGAAGGCTCTTTCTCCATCGATCAAACCAAGCAATTCGTTCCTTTCAACAAAGAAAACGATGATATCCAGCAGCGGCCCACCGGCAGCTTACTGGTAGAGGTACAGCCGTTCGTGGTGATCACTTCCGAAGACATCCTCCTGCTGGATGCGGGATTGGGCTTCGCAACTGAAAACGGCGTATTACAACTCCATAAAAACCTGATGGACAACGGCATCAACCCATCGGAAATCACGAAAGTGCTGATGAGCCACCTGCACAAAGACCATGCGGGTGGTGTTTCACAAAAGAATGAAACCACCGGCGAAAGAACATTATCCTTTCCCAACGCCACTTATTATGTGCAACGTGCTGAAATGGATTTCGCCTTCTCCAAAGGGTTGCCCTCATTCATCCCCGAAGAACTTGCGCCACTTCAACAGGCACCAAACGTTCAGATACTGGAGGGCGATGGCGTTTTAAACGGATACATCAAATACGAAATAACGGGGGGACATTCTCCCTACCACCAAGTGTTCACGATTGTAGATGGCGGCGAAACAGTATTCTTTGGTGGAGACGAAGCGCCGCAACTGGGGCAGATGAAAAAGAAGTATATCGCTAAATACGATTATGACGGTAAAAAAGCGATGGAATTACGGCAGGAATGGTGGGAAAAAGGCCAGGAAGCAGGATGGCATTTCCTGTTTTACCATGATGTGAAAACACCGGTTTGGGGTGGGTGA
- the galE gene encoding UDP-glucose 4-epimerase GalE → MPKILVTGGCGYIGAHTIVDLIEHGYDVISVDNNSRSTMRILEGAEKIVGRGIKNYKVDLCNFDDTRAIFQENEDIAGIIHFAAYKAVGESVEQPLMYFENNLTSLINLLKCVQEFNVPYFVFSSSCTVYGSPDKIPVTEATPPKPAESPYGYTKQMGEQIINEFSKAVNTQCVLLRYFNPVGAHPSALIGELPLGKPSNLVPVITQTAIGKLPQVQVFGGDYDTRDGSCLRDYIHVCDISRAHTLAVDFLIAGKSDKRCEVFNLGTGVGVTVLEAIKAFEKVSGEKLNYMVGPRRPGDVMAIYANNEYAVKTLGWDIKYNIDDMMSTAWKWEQKLKADESFYSNQHAGLN, encoded by the coding sequence ATGCCTAAGATTTTAGTTACCGGGGGCTGCGGTTATATAGGAGCCCACACTATAGTAGACCTGATTGAACATGGTTACGACGTTATCTCCGTAGACAACAACTCCCGTTCCACCATGCGCATCCTTGAGGGCGCTGAAAAAATCGTGGGCAGGGGCATCAAGAATTACAAAGTGGACCTTTGCAATTTCGATGACACCAGGGCTATTTTCCAGGAGAATGAAGACATTGCGGGAATCATCCACTTCGCCGCCTACAAAGCCGTGGGCGAATCGGTGGAGCAACCGCTGATGTATTTCGAGAACAACCTCACTTCGCTGATCAACCTGCTGAAATGCGTGCAGGAATTCAATGTGCCTTATTTCGTATTCTCTTCTTCCTGCACCGTGTATGGAAGTCCTGATAAGATTCCGGTTACCGAAGCAACACCACCTAAACCGGCGGAATCGCCTTACGGTTATACCAAACAAATGGGTGAGCAGATCATCAACGAATTCTCTAAAGCGGTGAATACGCAATGTGTGTTGCTCCGTTACTTCAACCCGGTAGGCGCACACCCTTCCGCGCTGATCGGAGAACTTCCGCTGGGTAAACCCAGCAACCTGGTGCCCGTGATTACCCAGACCGCCATCGGTAAACTGCCGCAGGTACAGGTATTCGGCGGCGATTACGACACCCGCGACGGCTCCTGCCTCCGCGATTACATCCATGTTTGCGACATTTCCCGCGCCCATACCCTCGCGGTAGACTTCCTGATCGCCGGCAAATCTGATAAAAGATGTGAAGTATTCAACCTCGGCACAGGCGTAGGCGTAACCGTGCTCGAAGCCATCAAGGCTTTTGAAAAAGTATCGGGTGAAAAACTGAACTATATGGTGGGACCCCGTCGTCCCGGTGATGTGATGGCCATTTACGCCAACAACGAATACGCCGTTAAGACCCTGGGCTGGGACATCAAATACAATATCGATGATATGATGTCCACCGCCTGGAAATGGGAACAGAAGCTGAAAGCCGACGAAAGTTTCTATTCCAACCAGCACGCAGGGTTGAACTAA
- a CDS encoding transketolase family protein yields the protein MLQSIKSIGNKDTRSGFGDGIAELGRTNPNVVALTADLAGSMKLQQFIKENPDRFIQVGIAEANMIGIAAGLTIGGKIPFTTTFANFSTGRVYDQIRQSVAYSGKNVKICASHAGLTLGEDGATHQILEDIGMMKMLPGMTVIVPCDYAQTKAATIAVADYEGPVYLRFGRPSWPIFTTDMPFEIGKAQVLSEGTDVSIFACGHMVWKAIEAGLQLEEKGYSVEVINIHTIKPLDTEAVLKSISKTKCAVTVEEHNIIGGLGDSIAQVAAKNLPIPIEYIGTNDTFGESGTPTELLKKYGLDTPFIVEAAEKAIKRKG from the coding sequence ATGCTACAATCAATCAAATCAATTGGTAACAAGGATACCCGCAGTGGTTTCGGAGACGGTATCGCCGAGTTGGGACGCACCAACCCCAACGTGGTGGCGCTCACCGCCGATCTCGCGGGTTCCATGAAACTCCAGCAATTCATCAAGGAAAATCCCGACCGTTTTATCCAGGTAGGTATCGCCGAAGCCAACATGATCGGTATCGCCGCAGGACTTACCATCGGCGGAAAAATTCCCTTCACCACTACTTTCGCCAACTTCTCTACCGGACGCGTGTATGACCAGATCCGTCAATCCGTGGCCTATTCCGGTAAGAACGTGAAAATATGCGCTTCCCACGCCGGACTTACCCTCGGCGAAGACGGCGCTACCCACCAGATCCTGGAAGACATCGGCATGATGAAGATGCTTCCCGGTATGACCGTGATCGTTCCCTGTGATTATGCGCAAACCAAAGCGGCCACCATCGCCGTAGCGGATTACGAAGGCCCCGTTTACCTGCGTTTCGGTCGCCCCTCCTGGCCCATCTTCACTACTGATATGCCATTCGAAATCGGTAAAGCACAGGTGCTTTCAGAAGGAACCGACGTTTCCATCTTCGCCTGCGGCCACATGGTATGGAAAGCCATTGAAGCCGGCCTGCAACTCGAAGAAAAAGGCTATAGCGTGGAAGTGATCAACATCCACACCATCAAACCGCTGGATACGGAAGCCGTGCTGAAATCCATCAGCAAAACCAAATGCGCGGTAACCGTGGAAGAGCACAATATTATTGGTGGTCTGGGCGACAGCATCGCACAGGTAGCTGCGAAAAACCTCCCCATCCCCATCGAATACATCGGTACCAACGATACCTTCGGGGAAAGCGGTACACCTACTGAACTCCTGAAGAAGTACGGTCTGGATACGCCTTTCATCGTGGAAGCGGCGGAGAAAGCGATCAAAAGAAAAGGATAG
- a CDS encoding rod shape-determining protein, which yields MGLFNFLTQEIAMDLGTANTLIIHNDEIVVNEPSIVALDRNNPKSVLAVGKRALMMHEKTHESIRTVRPLKDGVIADFNAAELMIREMIKMIYPKKPLFPPSWRMMICIPSSITEVEKRAVRDSAEQAGAKEVYLIHEPMAAALGIGIDVEEPVGNMIIDIGGGTTGITVIALAGIVCDQSIRIAGDEFTADIMEALRRYHSLLIGERTAEQIKIQIGAAMKDLDNPPDDLPVNGRDLVTGIPKQIMVSFQEIAEALDKSIFKIEEAILKALETTPPELAADIYRRGLYLTGGGALLRGLDKRLSQKIKLPVHVADDPLKSVVRGTGLALKHYDKYPFVMR from the coding sequence ATGGGATTATTTAACTTCCTGACACAGGAAATTGCCATGGATCTGGGTACCGCGAATACCCTCATCATACATAACGACGAGATTGTAGTGAACGAACCTTCGATTGTAGCGCTCGACCGCAACAATCCGAAGTCGGTGCTGGCTGTGGGTAAACGCGCATTGATGATGCACGAAAAAACGCACGAGAGCATCCGCACCGTGCGCCCGTTGAAAGACGGGGTGATCGCCGATTTTAACGCCGCTGAACTCATGATACGGGAAATGATCAAAATGATCTATCCCAAAAAACCGCTCTTCCCCCCAAGCTGGCGGATGATGATCTGCATCCCCTCCAGCATTACGGAAGTAGAAAAAAGGGCCGTGCGCGACAGTGCCGAACAGGCTGGCGCCAAAGAAGTTTACCTGATCCACGAACCCATGGCCGCCGCACTGGGTATCGGGATTGACGTGGAAGAACCCGTGGGCAACATGATCATCGACATTGGTGGCGGTACCACCGGTATTACCGTGATTGCCCTGGCCGGTATCGTTTGCGACCAGAGTATACGCATCGCCGGTGATGAATTCACCGCCGATATCATGGAAGCGCTTCGCCGCTACCATAGCCTGCTCATCGGGGAAAGAACCGCTGAGCAGATCAAGATACAGATCGGCGCTGCCATGAAGGACCTCGATAACCCACCCGATGACCTTCCCGTAAACGGACGCGACCTGGTGACCGGCATTCCGAAACAAATCATGGTCTCTTTCCAGGAAATCGCCGAGGCCCTCGACAAAAGCATCTTCAAAATAGAAGAAGCCATCCTGAAAGCGCTGGAAACCACTCCGCCCGAACTCGCGGCGGATATCTATAGAAGAGGTTTGTACCTCACAGGTGGCGGTGCCCTGCTCCGTGGCCTCGACAAGCGCCTCAGCCAAAAAATCAAACTGCCCGTTCACGTAGCCGACGATCCGCTGAAAAGCGTGGTGCGCGGTACCGGACTGGCCCTCAAACACTACGATAAGTACCCATTTGTTATGCGATAA
- the mreC gene encoding rod shape-determining protein MreC, whose protein sequence is MRNIFLFIRRYAIFLFFLVLQVVSLSLLFSYNKFHQATFMGISNEVSGKLNSEYNDVELYFKLKQKNKELLEENNRLRNQLSVNYGKRDTSVQVISDTVRIDSTGFYRKFLSLPAQVIDNSTSRQSNYLMIDRGANQGIKKDMGIVSASGVVGKVVDVSGNYAVVMSLLHRQNRISASVKKTGETGSVEWDGKNPLFITMKEIPKSVQLKKGDSVVTSRYSDHFPPDILVGTVEEITSEPASNFHTVKLRTANNFFNVQYVYAIENLEKGELQQLKQATRNQ, encoded by the coding sequence GTGCGCAACATTTTCCTCTTCATCAGAAGATATGCCATCTTCCTCTTCTTCCTGGTGTTGCAGGTTGTGTCGCTTTCTTTACTTTTCTCCTACAATAAGTTTCACCAGGCCACTTTCATGGGGATATCCAATGAAGTGAGCGGGAAACTCAATTCCGAGTACAACGATGTGGAGTTGTATTTCAAACTCAAGCAAAAGAACAAGGAACTGCTGGAAGAGAACAACCGGCTCCGCAATCAGTTGTCCGTGAACTACGGGAAAAGAGATACTTCCGTCCAGGTGATCAGTGATACCGTCCGGATCGATAGTACCGGGTTCTACCGGAAATTCCTTTCGCTGCCCGCTCAGGTAATCGACAATTCCACCTCGCGCCAGAGCAATTACCTGATGATAGACCGTGGGGCCAACCAGGGCATCAAAAAAGACATGGGCATCGTTTCCGCGTCGGGTGTAGTAGGGAAGGTGGTAGATGTGAGTGGCAATTACGCCGTTGTGATGAGCTTGTTGCACCGCCAGAACCGGATCAGCGCCAGCGTAAAGAAAACAGGAGAAACCGGTTCTGTAGAGTGGGATGGTAAAAACCCGCTGTTTATTACCATGAAAGAAATTCCCAAAAGCGTGCAATTAAAGAAAGGAGATAGTGTGGTTACCAGCCGTTATTCCGATCATTTCCCCCCCGACATACTGGTAGGTACGGTGGAAGAAATCACTTCCGAACCGGCCAGCAACTTCCATACTGTTAAATTGAGAACAGCCAATAATTTTTTCAACGTTCAATACGTCTATGCGATAGAGAACCTTGAAAAAGGCGAACTGCAACAATTAAAGCAGGCAACCAGGAACCAATGA
- the purD gene encoding phosphoribosylamine--glycine ligase: MNILLIGSGGREHALAWKLTQSKDCDQLFIAPGNAGTSGCGTNLNIGVSDFEGLKAACLEHQVGLVVVGPEEPLVKGIVDFFKADGALAHIPVIGPAAYGAQLEGSKAFAKAFMQRHNIPTAAYAEFTADNYAEGVAYLEQHDLPIVLKADGLAAGKGVLICQSREEAIAEFEQMIQHAKFGSASAKVVVEAFLDGIELSVFALTDGKNYVLLPEAKDYKRIGEGDSGLNTGGMGAVSPVPFADAAFMKMVEERIVKPTIDGFYKENIDYTGFVFFGLIKVKGEPFVIEYNCRMGDPETEVVMPRLKTDLVTLLVSAAKKELDQVKVEADARFAVTTMAVSGGYPGDYGKGFVISGHDANLPEEAVLFHAGTTEKNGSVVTAGGRVLALTAYGNTVKEAAELSRSFLGKVVFEGMYFRKDIGYEF, translated from the coding sequence ATGAATATTTTACTGATAGGATCAGGCGGGCGTGAACACGCACTGGCCTGGAAATTAACACAAAGCAAGGATTGTGATCAACTCTTTATAGCCCCCGGAAATGCGGGTACTTCGGGCTGCGGTACCAACCTGAACATCGGGGTCTCCGATTTCGAAGGACTGAAAGCCGCCTGCCTGGAACACCAGGTCGGTTTGGTAGTGGTGGGGCCGGAAGAACCACTGGTGAAAGGAATTGTAGACTTTTTTAAAGCCGATGGTGCACTGGCACATATCCCCGTAATCGGTCCTGCGGCCTACGGCGCGCAACTGGAAGGCAGCAAGGCTTTCGCAAAAGCATTCATGCAGCGGCACAACATTCCCACGGCAGCCTATGCTGAATTTACAGCGGATAATTATGCGGAAGGAGTGGCTTATTTAGAACAACACGACCTGCCCATCGTATTAAAAGCCGATGGACTTGCCGCCGGCAAAGGCGTACTGATCTGCCAGAGCAGAGAAGAAGCCATTGCGGAATTCGAGCAGATGATTCAACATGCGAAATTCGGTTCCGCGAGCGCGAAAGTGGTGGTGGAAGCTTTTTTAGATGGGATCGAACTGAGTGTTTTCGCCCTTACTGATGGTAAGAACTACGTGCTGTTGCCCGAAGCGAAAGATTACAAACGCATCGGCGAAGGCGATTCCGGGTTAAATACCGGGGGCATGGGCGCGGTATCTCCCGTACCATTCGCGGATGCCGCATTTATGAAGATGGTGGAAGAACGTATCGTGAAACCCACTATCGACGGGTTCTACAAAGAGAATATCGACTATACCGGGTTCGTATTCTTCGGGCTGATTAAAGTGAAGGGCGAGCCTTTCGTGATCGAATACAACTGCCGGATGGGCGATCCCGAAACAGAAGTGGTGATGCCCAGGCTGAAAACCGATCTCGTTACCTTGCTGGTATCAGCCGCTAAAAAAGAACTGGACCAGGTAAAAGTGGAAGCCGATGCACGCTTTGCCGTTACGACCATGGCCGTGAGCGGAGGTTATCCCGGGGATTATGGCAAGGGTTTTGTTATATCGGGGCACGATGCAAACCTTCCCGAAGAAGCAGTGCTTTTCCATGCAGGCACTACGGAAAAAAACGGATCCGTGGTTACGGCTGGCGGAAGGGTACTCGCACTTACGGCTTACGGCAACACCGTAAAAGAAGCGGCTGAACTTTCAAGATCGTTCCTCGGCAAAGTAGTGTTCGAAGGAATGTATTTCAGAAAAGACATCGGTTACGAATTCTAA
- the rodA gene encoding rod shape-determining protein RodA, whose product MKNPGISKGVDWVVIWIYVFLVVIGIMSIFANEYRDGEDWVQGLLSFKTDYSKQFFYFGVSLVLATFILVTDSKFFTATANIFYAFGIFLMLLVFPFHTEVKGTESIIRFGGGFQLQPAELCKVFANLALAKYLSRVETDFTKTKSQLIAAAIALVPAILSIAQKETGLALVYFSFFLVMYREGLPITVLLIGSSLGILVVATLLLDPNTLAIALTILAVLAAYLMRRQIRRRKSLLVSIALIWLVAVGIQRFGVPFLFTKVFAKHQVERIFDLVGRENPYAANTPEEIAASLNKKKPEENYNVRQSKIAIGSGGWIGKGYLKGTQTRYDFVPEQRTDFIFCTIGEGFGFVGSVLFLGIYTFLLLRIVMIAERQRSTFSRVYAYGVASIFFAHIAINICMTIGLAPVIGIPLPFVSYGGTSLLSFSVLLFIMIRLDADRQMVLR is encoded by the coding sequence ATGAAGAACCCCGGTATATCAAAAGGAGTTGATTGGGTGGTGATCTGGATATACGTGTTCCTGGTGGTGATCGGGATCATGAGCATCTTCGCGAACGAATACCGTGATGGCGAAGACTGGGTGCAAGGGCTGCTGTCGTTTAAAACGGATTACAGCAAACAGTTCTTTTACTTCGGTGTATCGCTGGTGCTGGCCACCTTCATACTGGTAACAGACAGCAAATTCTTTACGGCTACCGCGAACATATTTTATGCCTTCGGGATATTCCTGATGTTGCTGGTATTCCCCTTCCATACGGAAGTAAAAGGAACGGAATCGATCATTCGTTTCGGAGGAGGCTTTCAGTTGCAGCCCGCGGAACTGTGTAAAGTGTTCGCGAACCTGGCCCTGGCCAAATACCTTTCCCGGGTGGAAACGGATTTCACGAAAACAAAGTCGCAACTGATTGCGGCCGCTATTGCCCTGGTGCCCGCCATCCTCAGTATCGCGCAAAAAGAAACGGGTCTGGCCCTGGTCTATTTTTCATTCTTTCTCGTGATGTACCGGGAAGGCCTACCTATCACCGTATTGCTCATTGGCTCTTCCCTGGGCATCCTTGTGGTGGCTACCCTGTTGCTGGACCCCAATACCCTCGCCATCGCATTAACCATACTGGCTGTTCTGGCGGCCTATCTTATGCGCCGACAGATCAGGCGGCGGAAGTCGTTGCTGGTCTCCATTGCCCTGATATGGCTGGTGGCCGTAGGCATACAGCGTTTCGGTGTGCCCTTCCTGTTCACCAAAGTATTCGCCAAACACCAGGTGGAACGCATTTTCGACCTCGTGGGCCGGGAGAACCCTTATGCCGCCAATACGCCGGAAGAGATCGCGGCCAGCCTGAATAAAAAGAAGCCGGAAGAGAACTACAATGTTCGTCAATCCAAAATCGCCATCGGCTCCGGCGGATGGATCGGGAAAGGCTACCTGAAAGGCACACAGACCCGCTACGATTTTGTGCCCGAACAACGAACGGATTTTATTTTTTGTACGATAGGTGAAGGATTCGGCTTCGTGGGCAGTGTGCTGTTCCTCGGCATCTACACCTTCCTGTTGCTCCGCATCGTGATGATCGCGGAACGCCAACGCAGTACTTTCTCACGCGTATACGCTTATGGTGTGGCCAGCATCTTTTTCGCCCATATCGCCATTAACATCTGTATGACCATCGGGCTTGCTCCGGTAATCGGTATCCCATTGCCTTTCGTGAGCTACGGCGGTACTTCGCTGCTGAGTTTCTCGGTGCTGCTGTTCATCATGATCCGGCTTGATGCGGACAGGCAGATGGTGTTGCGGTAG
- a CDS encoding RNA polymerase sigma factor codes for MALNDDDRLLLIQFREPATKEGAYTAIIRKYQQKLYWHIRRMVVEHEDANDVLQNTFIRVWNGLANFREDAQLYTWLYRVATNECLSFLEQQKKKSTASLDEQVETMSNKVKADPFFDPKQLEWKLQLAIQQLPEKQRIVFSLRYYDEMPYEEMSRVLETSEGALKASYHHAVKKIEDFIKNH; via the coding sequence ATGGCGTTGAACGACGACGACAGGCTTTTACTCATCCAATTCCGGGAACCCGCCACAAAGGAAGGCGCTTACACGGCCATTATCCGGAAGTACCAACAGAAGCTGTATTGGCATATCCGGAGGATGGTTGTAGAACATGAAGACGCGAATGATGTATTGCAGAATACATTTATCCGGGTTTGGAACGGCCTGGCGAATTTCAGGGAAGATGCGCAACTGTACACCTGGTTGTACCGCGTGGCCACAAACGAATGCCTTAGCTTTCTCGAACAACAAAAGAAAAAAAGCACGGCATCCCTTGATGAGCAGGTGGAAACGATGAGCAATAAGGTGAAGGCCGACCCATTTTTCGATCCGAAACAACTGGAATGGAAACTGCAATTGGCCATCCAGCAACTGCCTGAAAAACAACGGATCGTATTTTCGCTGCGCTATTATGATGAAATGCCTTACGAAGAAATGAGCCGTGTACTGGAAACTTCCGAAGGCGCACTGAAAGCATCGTACCACCACGCGGTCAAAAAAATAGAGGATTTCATAAAGAATCATTAA
- a CDS encoding rod shape-determining protein MreD encodes MSELLKNIIRYVVFLLVQVFVLNNIPPLHQFVVPYLYFLFILWLPFHINRFALLLIGFLFGLSMDAFTKTPGLHAAACILIAYVRPFIINLLTSRDTAEFNYVSPSAKSMGWAPYATYALVLTLMHHTWMVLLEWMQFGTFLYFIGKVAATTGISFLMIMLVEMLFPRKQRFRTNTA; translated from the coding sequence ATGAGTGAACTTCTGAAAAATATCATCCGTTACGTGGTGTTCCTGTTGGTGCAGGTATTCGTGCTGAACAATATTCCACCGCTGCACCAGTTTGTGGTCCCTTATCTTTATTTTCTTTTCATATTATGGTTGCCCTTCCATATCAACCGTTTCGCGTTGTTGCTGATCGGTTTCCTGTTTGGACTGAGCATGGACGCGTTCACCAAAACGCCTGGTCTGCATGCCGCGGCCTGCATACTCATCGCTTATGTCAGGCCCTTCATCATTAACCTGCTTACCTCCCGTGATACCGCTGAATTCAATTATGTGTCTCCTTCCGCTAAAAGTATGGGTTGGGCGCCTTATGCCACCTACGCCCTCGTGCTTACGCTGATGCACCATACCTGGATGGTATTGCTGGAATGGATGCAGTTCGGAACTTTTCTGTATTTTATTGGAAAAGTAGCGGCCACCACCGGCATCAGTTTCCTGATGATCATGCTGGTGGAAATGCTGTTTCCAAGAAAACAAAGGTTCCGTACCAATACCGCATAA